The genomic window AACCAGGTCGTACGAGTCCTCGATCAGCTCGCGGACCATCCGGGCCGGCAGCTCCCCCACCGTCACCGTGTTCCAGTGGCGCTTGTTGAGGTGGTAGCCGGGGACGATCGCCGGGTGTGCGGCCCGCAGTCGTACAGCCTCGTCCGGGTCGCACTTGAGCGACACCGTCAGCGGGGTCGCTGCAAGATCGGTGAGGGCGAACATCTTTCCGGCGACCTTGAAGACCGAGGACTCGGGGCCGAAGGGGAACTCCTCCACCACCGCGGTCTGCTCCAGGCACAGGGCCTTCAGCCGGTCGGGCCTCATGCGGGCTCCACCAGCACCGTGACGATCTTGTTCCGCCGGCCGGCCGGGGACTCGGCGGTCAGCCGCAGGGCGCGGCCGTCCGGGAGGTCGACCACCGCGCTCGCGCCCGCGATGGGGACGCGCCCGAGGAACTTGGCCAGCAGCCCGCCGACCGTCTCGACGTCCTCGTCGTCGAACTCGTCGAGGCCGAACAGCTCCCCGAGGTCTCCGATGTCGAGCCGGGCGGTGACCCGGTAGCGCGAGTCGCCGAGCTCCTCCACGGGCGGCAGCTCCCGGTCGTACTCGTCGGTGATCTCGCCGACGATCTCCTCCAGGATGTCCTCGATCGTGAC from Streptomyces formicae includes these protein-coding regions:
- a CDS encoding MmcQ/YjbR family DNA-binding protein; this encodes MRPDRLKALCLEQTAVVEEFPFGPESSVFKVAGKMFALTDLAATPLTVSLKCDPDEAVRLRAAHPAIVPGYHLNKRHWNTVTVGELPARMVRELIEDSYDLVVAGLPKAERLRLDRP